TGAGGAAAACCTTACCGCATTGTTACGGTTATCAACCAAAGCCGCTTGGAAAATCACCGTTCGTTCCTCTGCTTTTCTGAAAGCTACCCTCGTTAATCCGTTTGAGTTCACTTTCGTGTCTGGACCACTGACAATTACATCGTACCTACCGGAATCTATACCGATAAACTTCGCAATACCTTCAGTGTTGGTCTTTGCAAAGTACCGAACATTGCGACCAGTACTTGAAATTCCAAGAAGTGAGACACTAACGGAAGGCACCCTCCAACTACTATAAGCATCTGTGACGGTGAGTTGATAGTCCAATCCTCCACTTGAAGGCAAGTCGTCTTCGACAGCATTAGCCTGAATGAGTCCATAGCCTGCCTTTTCATCGTAACCAGTAGTTTCAATATCCAAAGCATTTTGCTCGAGCATTTTTCTTATTTGCCAAGGTTTTGCGGTTGGATACTTTTGCAATAGCAACGCCACCAAACCTGACACGTGCGGTGTTGCCATCGAGGTACCGGTCATGAAACCGTAATAGCCTCCGTTTTCAGGTATAACGAAGCTTTGCTTCGCTTCGTGTCCATAAGAGTCTTTTTGTGGCATCGTTGAAATAATCGAAACTCCAGGTGCACACACACTTATCATCGGGCTTCCACTTGAAAAGTCCGCTATTATGTAATTCCCACCGTTGAATTCTACAGCACCGACTTGTATTACACCGGGATAGTTCGCAGGATATTGATAAGATTGTGTCGATTTCGAGTTTCCCGCTGCCGCAACTACGACAACACCTCTTTCAAGTGCGTAATCGAACGCCTCTTTCAGCGTCTGTGAATAACCAGAACCGCCCCACGAATTGCTGAGCACTTTCGCACCATGGTTGACCGCCCAAACGATGCCTTTTGCAGCGTAATCATCTCCCACGTACCATCCACCGTTGTCAAACAAAACAACAGGCATAATCTTTGCGCGTGGCGCAACGCCGACGATTCCCTTACCATCTAACTTCGCTGCTATCGTTCCTGCAACATGTGTCCCGTGCGCACCGCCGAACGATGAATCACTGCCAGCTGGAAGTATTTCATCATTCAAAGGCCTGTATCCTTCAACCAACTGCCCTTCTAAGTCAGGATGAGTTCCATCGACACCGGTGTCAAGCACGGCTACGATAACGCCATCACCATTATATCCAGCTTTCCAACCGTCTTTCACTTTAATCGCTCTGAGCCCCCACAAATATACATCGAGTGATTCACCTGTGTAGTTGGAATAATATGAGGATACCTTGGATGCAACAAGCGCTCTGTTTACCTCTTGAAGAGGTCCAATTTCAAATGGTACCAGTTTTCTAACGTATACGTACTCTGCGTAGCGTATTCCATATTTATTCTTGATTCCTTCCGTTTCCAGCAGTTGAATTGCCTTTTTCGCATCTTCGGTGATTTCTACAGAAATTACACTTATCTCAGGAATGTGGAGCAACAATCTTCCGTTCAAAAGGTTCAGGATTTGACTTATCTTTCTTACATCAGAGTACCCGATGAGTACACGATTGGGATAGTACTCATTGCCGGTCTCATCTATGCAGACAGAGGGCTTGGTGGATTGGCCTTCTTTGAGTTGTTCATATCCTTGTTTTGTAAGCGCGCAAGAACTAAGGAGCAGGAAAATCGTGAGCGTGACAGCAATAGTGACTGTAAAACAAGAAAAGATTAGGCTCGTTGAAAAAAAGCCTAATCTATTTAAAAAAGCGTACCTCACACTTTTCTCATCGCCTAACATCGTATGTTTTTCTCCTTCCTACTTTGTTTATTTTTCTAATCCTCA
The DNA window shown above is from Fervidobacterium changbaicum and carries:
- a CDS encoding S8 family peptidase yields the protein MLGDEKSVRYAFLNRLGFFSTSLIFSCFTVTIAVTLTIFLLLSSCALTKQGYEQLKEGQSTKPSVCIDETGNEYYPNRVLIGYSDVRKISQILNLLNGRLLLHIPEISVISVEITEDAKKAIQLLETEGIKNKYGIRYAEYVYVRKLVPFEIGPLQEVNRALVASKVSSYYSNYTGESLDVYLWGLRAIKVKDGWKAGYNGDGVIVAVLDTGVDGTHPDLEGQLVEGYRPLNDEILPAGSDSSFGGAHGTHVAGTIAAKLDGKGIVGVAPRAKIMPVVLFDNGGWYVGDDYAAKGIVWAVNHGAKVLSNSWGGSGYSQTLKEAFDYALERGVVVVAAAGNSKSTQSYQYPANYPGVIQVGAVEFNGGNYIIADFSSGSPMISVCAPGVSIISTMPQKDSYGHEAKQSFVIPENGGYYGFMTGTSMATPHVSGLVALLLQKYPTAKPWQIRKMLEQNALDIETTGYDEKAGYGLIQANAVEDDLPSSGGLDYQLTVTDAYSSWRVPSVSVSLLGISSTGRNVRYFAKTNTEGIAKFIGIDSGRYDVIVSGPDTKVNSNGLTRVAFRKAEERTVIFQAALVDNRNNAVRFSSSASLRLVNPPPAVVNSQIVFVDVTKLPTETGYEIAMNLEENFVDFSELSGQYLIKLRLPQKADTDILLSGTLTLNGVEIPVNGKITKNSTETYLSDNNVSYTWWTLFGKAE